The genomic interval GAATTTCATAGATTTTGATTTTGCTTTGGCAAGTTAAGCATTAGTAATTAATCATTAAACTATATAAAAGTGTTTTTCAACTTAGAAATGTATTATTTTAGAGGATCTAGATGATATTTGTCTAAGTATTACTTAAAAATTGAATGTTACTAATATCAGTAATTTTTAACTAATTGTAAAATAATAAAAGAATACTTGTGATTGTAAAGAAATTTATAATAATTTTAAAAGCCTAAATAGGATTATAAAATAGCAAAAAATATGCAAGAAATTATAAGGTTTGTAAAAAAAGGTATAAAACCTGAACAATTATTTATGCTAAGTGTGCTCTTAGTAAACGGAGGTAATTATATATATAATTTAGTTTTAGGAAGGGTTTTAGGTCCTGAGAAATTTGCAGATGCTGCTATTTTAATTACTTTTTTATTGGTTTTATCTTTTGTAGCCATGACTTTTCAGTTGGTTACAGCTAAGTTTTCTGTACTTTTTGAGGATAGTATTTTTACTGGTTTTATTTCTAAAATTTATAAAAATGCTTTATTTACAGGAATTATTCTAGGTATTGCAATCATTGTTTTTGCTACACAACTGCAATATTTTTTTAAAACGACTTCTTCTACAATGTTTGTTATTTTTGGAGTTGGTGTACCATTTTACTTTTTAATGAGTGTAAATAGAGGTGTTTTTCAAGGAAAGCAGGAATTAAAATCACTGTCTGTAACTTATCAATCAGAAATGATGAGTAGGTTATTATTAACATTTGCCTTGTTGTATTTTCTAGATATAGATTCTTCATTGATAATTGCTATTGGTATTTTTTTCTCCTTTGTTTTTGGGTTGATTCCTTTTAGAACGAGTAATTTTTCTTTATTCAAACCTTTTAAATTAGACAAAGTCAATAAGAAATTGGTGAAGAAATTTTTTATTATTACGGCATTTTACGAGTTAACTCAAATTATTATAAAC from Polaribacter sejongensis carries:
- a CDS encoding oligosaccharide flippase family protein; translation: MQEIIRFVKKGIKPEQLFMLSVLLVNGGNYIYNLVLGRVLGPEKFADAAILITFLLVLSFVAMTFQLVTAKFSVLFEDSIFTGFISKIYKNALFTGIILGIAIIVFATQLQYFFKTTSSTMFVIFGVGVPFYFLMSVNRGVFQGKQELKSLSVTYQSEMMSRLLLTFALLYFLDIDSSLIIAIGIFFSFVFGLIPFRTSNFSLFKPFKLDKVNKKLVKKFFIITAFYELTQIIINNSDILLVKHYFASYEAGLYASLALIGRVVYFIAWMFVMLLLPTVVQLKKEGKDTLPILLKYVAYIGFIAAAIVISCFFFPNEIINILFGSEYVSVASLLWKYASATGIFAISNIFAYYYLSLDKYVPVVLSGIFGMLQIVLVVLFHESLEQVVHVQIIAMVLLLIVQLSFFFFKDSKSSKKPKEIT